A genomic segment from Capra hircus breed San Clemente chromosome 15, ASM170441v1, whole genome shotgun sequence encodes:
- the TEX12 gene encoding testis-expressed sequence 12 protein, translated as MMASQLVKPDTRNCKRPRELEPQMPDSPQLSSLGKSDSSLSESSGLFYKDEALEKDLNDMSKEINLMLSTYAKILSERAAVDASYIDEIDGLFKEANTIENFLIQKRELLRQRLTVIANTLHR; from the exons ATGATGGCAAGTCAACTTGTAAAACCTGATACTAGAAATTGCAAGAGACCAAGAGAGTTAGAG CCTCAAATGCCAGATAGTCCACAGCTGTCCTCTCTTGGAAAATCAGATTCTTCTTTGTCTGAAAGCTCTGGACTATTTTATAAAGATGAAGCTCTGGAGAAAGACTTGAATG atatgAGCAAGGAAATTAATCTAATGCTGTCAACATATGCAAAGATCTTAAG TGAGAGAGCAGCAGTAGATGCATCTTATATTGACGAGATAGATGGACTCTTCAAAGAAGCCAATACTATTGAAAACTTTCTAATACAGAAAAGAGAGCTCCTGAGACAGAGGCTTACAGTGATTGCAAACACTCTACACAGATAA